One Oryzomonas sagensis DNA segment encodes these proteins:
- a CDS encoding cytochrome c3 family protein codes for MNKLKLGTCAAALIAGVILMSAGAQAHELSGKHAREGLKCVDCHKVDKPVSAAAPDACMECHGDYGKVAALTKSLHANPHDSHLGRLACTKCHGIHKPSEIVCLECHSEFEFKLK; via the coding sequence ATGAACAAACTGAAACTGGGAACATGCGCTGCTGCGCTTATCGCGGGCGTTATCCTCATGTCGGCCGGTGCGCAAGCGCACGAACTTTCCGGCAAGCATGCCAGGGAGGGGCTGAAATGCGTCGATTGCCACAAGGTGGACAAGCCGGTCTCGGCAGCGGCGCCGGATGCCTGCATGGAGTGCCATGGCGATTACGGCAAGGTTGCAGCCCTGACCAAGTCCTTGCACGCCAATCCGCACGATTCCCACCTGGGACGACTCGCCTGTACCAAGTGCCACGGCATACACAAACCGAGCGAGATCGTATGCCTGGAGTGTCATAGCGAGTTTGAGTTCAAACTAAAATAA